One region of Drosophila teissieri strain GT53w chromosome 2L, Prin_Dtei_1.1, whole genome shotgun sequence genomic DNA includes:
- the LOC122626801 gene encoding uncharacterized protein LOC122626801 isoform X14 — MTFTRLKTLSLLVCALLALSFPGYVSGAGNSKKGSQPVAPPEPEAVIEEVNAKQLEKLLADKDYVAVFWYARSCVTCDKVLAELEKIDDDTDSFGVDFVKINDKRLAKQYGIKNFPALTYFREKEPIIYDGDLMDEEGVLDFLTSLEAMDLPDRIEEVNAKILQKIIEDTDFVAVLFYDKDQKKSQKILAELENIDDECDQNDIAFVKIDDDKEAKEWGIDEIPSIVLFERGIPHIYEGDLMKEDELLGWLVHQKRYSEIPEVTDEMKDKLVENTEHLAVIFYDKDDKQDMRILNELENIDDELEKEGIVIVRIDNAAEAKEYGLDHLPALIYFENKIPALYEGDLMNEDEVLEWLLVQKKTATIEEVTDEILVNLINEHEYVVVFFTGPCEPGETCEHTLNALESIDDELDEAGIIFVTTEDTGIAKKYNVKTYPRLVFFRNRDPLHFTGDLDDEDEVLAWITDDETLEIPGKIEEVNVKMLDKILAENDHVVVFFYAEGDKKAQKILNELENIDDECEEKDIDFVKTSDDDIDKEYDLPGLPALAFYRHKFRTIYTGDLMKEEEILEWVIDLHESTADVIESVDRKTLQVLINDVEHLAVFFYDDECESCSDILEELENIDDDTDKHGIQFVKSNDVKLAHEIGIFAFPALVYYETGVPIMYDGNLKNENRVLQWLVNQKSNDDDDSNEKIVKLRYPKESDEDKRERLKRLQNSIRNERLHKKRPDTDDDENGDNEDETGEKGTERADEDEDDGDGKNGDDGDDEDNNNADEEDDEEDDDDEEDDDEDDNNDDENDEENIKKEEDEEEDNDGDEDDGEDDDGEEDDKDEDDAEDNNDDDKDKDYAEDNIDDDEADKEDNNDDNEDDEEDNNKDDDDDEEDNNKDDDDEEEDNNKDDDDDEDDNDEGDNNGDDEDDEENDEDENDKEEDEDDNDNEDNKGQNDEDEDDGDEDDDDDDKTDNEDEYDNGDDKNTDDADATGEDDNENDEEEKDIKSKPKYRHTAKGRTIHRLADLCSGRLIDEIDDECFYVGLGHDGHSAKRGNNFVPNDYKPFQCCPTKLEKSTKVPKMTAQRIGHSEGDQGKRPSGGNFQFAGQASSKSATKPAATKKQAKLSKDTDNDDEDDEDKPLVKVSYANKRSGGSNKPQAGKKPVAKSQGNDDQSQEVEKVSKQKSSKKSGKLNVKSGINFFQNRLKNLYDIIFQDISLWE, encoded by the exons ATGACTTTCACCCGCCTCAAGACTCTCTCGCTCCTCGTGTGTGCTCTGCTGGCCCTGAGTTTTCCCGGATATGTGAGTGGCGCAGGCAACAGCAAGAAGGGCTCGCAGCCAGTGGCGCCTCCGGAACCGGAGGCCGTCATCGAGGAGGTCAATGCcaagcagctggagaagctcCTGGCCGACAAGGATTACGTGGCCGTTTTTTGGT ATGCGCGAAGCTGCGTGACCTGTGATAAGGTTTTAGCGGAGCTCGAGAAAATCGACGATGACACCGACTCCTTCGGTGTGGACTTTGTAAAAATCAACGACAAACGACTAGCCAAACAGTATGGCATCAAGAACTTCCCCGCCCTCACCTACTTTAG GGAGAAGGAGCCCATCATATATGATGGCGATCTTATGGACGAGGAAGGAGTGCTCGATTTCCTCACCTCCTTGGAGGCCATGGACTTGCCCGATCGCATCGAGGAGGTCAATGCCAAGATATTGCAGAAGATTATCGAGGACACCGACTTTGTAGCCGTTCTATTCT acGACAAAGACCAAAAAAAGTCACAGAAGATCCTCGCAGAACTGGAAAACATCGACGATGAGTGCGATCAGAACGATATCGCCTTTGTCAAGATAGATGATGACAAGGAGGCAAAAGAATGGGGTATCGATGAGATACCATCGATTGTACTCTTTGAACGTGGAATTCCACACATCTACGAGGGTGATCTGATGAAAGAAGACGAACTGCTTGGCTGGTTGGTGCACCAGAAGCGCTATTCCGAAATTCCCGAGGTCACCGATGAGATGAAGGACAAGTTGGTCGAGAACACCGAGCACTTAGCGGTTATATTCT ACGACAAGGACGATAAGCAGGATATGCGCATCCTAAACGAACTGGAGAACATTGATGATGAACTGGAGAAGGAGGGCATTGTCATCGTCCGCATTGATAACGCTGCTGAAGCCAAGGAATACGGTCTCGATCATTTGCCGGCCCTTATCTACTTCGAAAACAAGATCCCGGCTCTTTATGAAGGCGATCTGATGAACGAGGATGAGGTGCTCGAGTGGCTTCTTGTCCAGAAAAAGACAGCTACTATCGAGGAGGTTACCGACGAGATCCTAGTCAATCTGATCAACGAACACGAATATGTCGTCGTCTTCTTCACGGGTCCCTGCGAACCCGGAGAGACCTGTGAGCACACTCTGAACGCCCTGGAAAGCATCGACGATGAATTGGATGAAGCTGGCATCATTTTTGTTACCACTGAGGATACCGGAATAGCTAAGAAATACAATGTCAAGACCTATCCACGCCTGGTTTTCTTTAGAAACCGTGATCCACTCCATTTCACCGGAGATCtagacgacgaggacgaggtgTTGGCCTGGATAACTGACGACGAGACCCTGGAAATTCCCGGAAAAATTGAGGAGGTCAATGTGAAGATGCTGGATAAGATCTTGGCTGAAAACGATCACGTCGTCGTATTCTTCT ACGCTGAGGGCGATAAGAAAGCACAGAAGATCCTCAACGAACTGGAGAACATCGATGACGAATGCGAGGAAAAAGACATTGACTTTGTAAAGACATCCGACGATGATATTGATAAGGAGTACGACCTGCCCGGTCTGCCGGCACTTGCATTTTATAGACATAAGTTTAGAACAATTTACACCG GTGACCTGATGAAGGAAGAGGAAATTCTTGAGTGGGTTATTGATTTGCACGAGTCTACTGCTGATGTCATTGAATCTGTCGATCGTAAAACCTTGCAAGTGCTGATCAACGATGTTGAGCACCTGGCTGTGTTCTTCT ATGACGATGAATGCGAATCGTGTTCTGACATCTTGGAGGAGTTGGAAAACATCGACGATGACACCGACAAGCACGGAATACAATTTGTCAAATCCAATGATGTTAAGCTGGCTCATGAAAttggcatttttgcatttccagCTTTGGTCTACTACGAGACCGGCGTCCCGATTATGTATGATG GTAAtctcaaaaatgaaaatcgtgtGCTGCAGTGGTTAGTCAATCAAAAGA GCAATGATGACGACGACAGTAAtgaaaaaattgtaaaattgcgCTATCCCAAAGAAAGCGATGAGGATAAACGAGAAAGATTAAAGCGTCTGCAGAATTCGATTCGCAATGAAAGATTACATAAGAAAAGACCGGACACTGATGATGACGAAAATGGGGATAACGAAGATGAAACAGGGGAGAAAGGTACTGAAAGGGCTGACGAAGACGAGGATGATGGAGATGGTAAAAATGGGGACGACGGGGATGACgaagataataataatgcgGACGAAGAGGATGACgaagaagatgatgatgacgaagAAGACGATGATGAAGATGACAATAACGACGACGAGAATGACGAAGAGAACATTAAAAAAGAGgaagatgaagaagaagataATGATGGCGACGAGGATGACGGGGAAGATGATGACGGGGAAGAGGACGACAAGGACGAGGATGACGCAGAAGATAATAACGATGACGACAAGGACAAGGATTACGCAGAAGATAATATTGATGATGACGAGGCTGACAAAGAAGATAATAATGATGACAACGAGGATGACGAAGAAGATAATAATaaggacgacgacgatgacgaagAAGATAATAATaaggacgacgacgatgaaGAAGAAGATAATAATaaggacgacgacgatgacgaagATGACAATGACGAAGGGGATAATAATGGAgatgacgaggacgacgaagaGAACGATGAAGATGAGAATGACAAGGAAGAAGATGAGGACGACAATGACAACGAAGATAATAAGGGACAGAatgatgaggacgaggatgacgGGGACGaagacgacgatgacgatgacaaAACAGACAATGAGGACGAGTATGATAACGGGGACGACAAGAATACAGATGACGCGGACGCAACAGGGGAGGACGACAATGAGAACGACGAAGAAGAAAAGGATATTAAGAGCAAACCAAAATATAGGCATACGGCCAAAGGTAGAACGATACACCGCCTTGCTGACCTTTGCTCAGGTCGGCTTATAGATGAAATAG ATGACGAATGTTTCTATGTTGGATTGGGTCATGACGGCCATTCAGCTAAGCGCGGCAACAATTTCGTGCCCAACGATTATAAACCATTCCAATGCTGTCCAACCAAATTGGAGAAGTCAACGAAAGTTCCTAAAATGACGGCCCAGAGAATCGGGCATAGCGAAGGTGATCAGGGTAAGCGTCCAAGCGGTGGCAACTTCCAGTTCGCCGGCCAGGCGTCCAGCAAATCGGCAACAAAGCCGGCGGCCACCAAGAAGCAGGCCAAGCTCTCCAAGGACACCGATAACgacgatgaggacgacgaggacaaGCCTCTGGTCAAGGTTTCCTATGCCAATAAGCGCTCGGGAGGAAGCAACAAGCCGCAGGCTGGCAAGAAGCCGGTAGCCAAGAGCCAGGGCAACGACGACCAGTCTCAGGAGGTGGAGAAGGTATCCAAGCAGAAGTCGTCAAAGAAGTCCGGCAAGCTGAATGTCAAATCCG GcataaattttttccaaaatcGACTAAAAAATTTGTATGATATCATTTTTCAGGATATCTCTCTGTGGGAGTAA
- the LOC122626801 gene encoding uncharacterized protein LOC122626801 isoform X18, with the protein MTFTRLKTLSLLVCALLALSFPGYVSGAGNSKKGSQPVAPPEPEAVIEEVNAKQLEKLLADKDYVAVFWYARSCVTCDKVLAELEKIDDDTDSFGVDFVKINDKRLAKQYGIKNFPALTYFREKEPIIYDGDLMDEEGVLDFLTSLEAMDLPDRIEEVNAKILQKIIEDTDFVAVLFYDKDQKKSQKILAELENIDDECDQNDIAFVKIDDDKEAKEWGIDEIPSIVLFERGIPHIYEGDLMKEDELLGWLVHQKRYSEIPEVTDEMKDKLVENTEHLAVIFYDKDDKQDMRILNELENIDDELEKEGIVIVRIDNAAEAKEYGLDHLPALIYFENKIPALYEGDLMNEDEVLEWLLVQKKTATIEEVTDEILVNLINEHEYVVVFFTGPCEPGETCEHTLNALESIDDELDEAGIIFVTTEDTGIAKKYNVKTYPRLVFFRNRDPLHFTGDLDDEDEVLAWITDDETLEIPGKIEEVNVKMLDKILAENDHVVVFFYAEGDKKAQKILNELENIDDECEEKDIDFVKTSDDDIDKEYDLPGLPALAFYRHKFRTIYTGDLMKEEEILEWVIDLHESTADVIESVDRKTLQVLINDVEHLAVFFYDDECESCSDILEELENIDDDTDKHGIQFVKSNDVKLAHEIGIFAFPALVYYETGVPIMYDGNLKNENRVLQWLVNQKNDECFYVGLGHDGHSAKRGNNFVPNDYKPFQCCPTKLEKSTKVPKMTAQRIGHSEGDQGKRPSGGNFQFAGQASSKSATKPAATKKQAKLSKDTDNDDEDDEDKPLVKVSYANKRSGGSNKPQAGKKPVAKSQGNDDQSQEVEKVSKQKSSKKSGKLNVKSGYLSVGVRQQFN; encoded by the exons ATGACTTTCACCCGCCTCAAGACTCTCTCGCTCCTCGTGTGTGCTCTGCTGGCCCTGAGTTTTCCCGGATATGTGAGTGGCGCAGGCAACAGCAAGAAGGGCTCGCAGCCAGTGGCGCCTCCGGAACCGGAGGCCGTCATCGAGGAGGTCAATGCcaagcagctggagaagctcCTGGCCGACAAGGATTACGTGGCCGTTTTTTGGT ATGCGCGAAGCTGCGTGACCTGTGATAAGGTTTTAGCGGAGCTCGAGAAAATCGACGATGACACCGACTCCTTCGGTGTGGACTTTGTAAAAATCAACGACAAACGACTAGCCAAACAGTATGGCATCAAGAACTTCCCCGCCCTCACCTACTTTAG GGAGAAGGAGCCCATCATATATGATGGCGATCTTATGGACGAGGAAGGAGTGCTCGATTTCCTCACCTCCTTGGAGGCCATGGACTTGCCCGATCGCATCGAGGAGGTCAATGCCAAGATATTGCAGAAGATTATCGAGGACACCGACTTTGTAGCCGTTCTATTCT acGACAAAGACCAAAAAAAGTCACAGAAGATCCTCGCAGAACTGGAAAACATCGACGATGAGTGCGATCAGAACGATATCGCCTTTGTCAAGATAGATGATGACAAGGAGGCAAAAGAATGGGGTATCGATGAGATACCATCGATTGTACTCTTTGAACGTGGAATTCCACACATCTACGAGGGTGATCTGATGAAAGAAGACGAACTGCTTGGCTGGTTGGTGCACCAGAAGCGCTATTCCGAAATTCCCGAGGTCACCGATGAGATGAAGGACAAGTTGGTCGAGAACACCGAGCACTTAGCGGTTATATTCT ACGACAAGGACGATAAGCAGGATATGCGCATCCTAAACGAACTGGAGAACATTGATGATGAACTGGAGAAGGAGGGCATTGTCATCGTCCGCATTGATAACGCTGCTGAAGCCAAGGAATACGGTCTCGATCATTTGCCGGCCCTTATCTACTTCGAAAACAAGATCCCGGCTCTTTATGAAGGCGATCTGATGAACGAGGATGAGGTGCTCGAGTGGCTTCTTGTCCAGAAAAAGACAGCTACTATCGAGGAGGTTACCGACGAGATCCTAGTCAATCTGATCAACGAACACGAATATGTCGTCGTCTTCTTCACGGGTCCCTGCGAACCCGGAGAGACCTGTGAGCACACTCTGAACGCCCTGGAAAGCATCGACGATGAATTGGATGAAGCTGGCATCATTTTTGTTACCACTGAGGATACCGGAATAGCTAAGAAATACAATGTCAAGACCTATCCACGCCTGGTTTTCTTTAGAAACCGTGATCCACTCCATTTCACCGGAGATCtagacgacgaggacgaggtgTTGGCCTGGATAACTGACGACGAGACCCTGGAAATTCCCGGAAAAATTGAGGAGGTCAATGTGAAGATGCTGGATAAGATCTTGGCTGAAAACGATCACGTCGTCGTATTCTTCT ACGCTGAGGGCGATAAGAAAGCACAGAAGATCCTCAACGAACTGGAGAACATCGATGACGAATGCGAGGAAAAAGACATTGACTTTGTAAAGACATCCGACGATGATATTGATAAGGAGTACGACCTGCCCGGTCTGCCGGCACTTGCATTTTATAGACATAAGTTTAGAACAATTTACACCG GTGACCTGATGAAGGAAGAGGAAATTCTTGAGTGGGTTATTGATTTGCACGAGTCTACTGCTGATGTCATTGAATCTGTCGATCGTAAAACCTTGCAAGTGCTGATCAACGATGTTGAGCACCTGGCTGTGTTCTTCT ATGACGATGAATGCGAATCGTGTTCTGACATCTTGGAGGAGTTGGAAAACATCGACGATGACACCGACAAGCACGGAATACAATTTGTCAAATCCAATGATGTTAAGCTGGCTCATGAAAttggcatttttgcatttccagCTTTGGTCTACTACGAGACCGGCGTCCCGATTATGTATGATG GTAAtctcaaaaatgaaaatcgtgtGCTGCAGTGGTTAGTCAATCAAAAGA ATGACGAATGTTTCTATGTTGGATTGGGTCATGACGGCCATTCAGCTAAGCGCGGCAACAATTTCGTGCCCAACGATTATAAACCATTCCAATGCTGTCCAACCAAATTGGAGAAGTCAACGAAAGTTCCTAAAATGACGGCCCAGAGAATCGGGCATAGCGAAGGTGATCAGGGTAAGCGTCCAAGCGGTGGCAACTTCCAGTTCGCCGGCCAGGCGTCCAGCAAATCGGCAACAAAGCCGGCGGCCACCAAGAAGCAGGCCAAGCTCTCCAAGGACACCGATAACgacgatgaggacgacgaggacaaGCCTCTGGTCAAGGTTTCCTATGCCAATAAGCGCTCGGGAGGAAGCAACAAGCCGCAGGCTGGCAAGAAGCCGGTAGCCAAGAGCCAGGGCAACGACGACCAGTCTCAGGAGGTGGAGAAGGTATCCAAGCAGAAGTCGTCAAAGAAGTCCGGCAAGCTGAATGTCAAATCCG GATATCTCTCTGTGGGAGTAAGGCAACAGTTTAACTGA
- the LOC122626801 gene encoding uncharacterized protein LOC122626801 isoform X6: MTFTRLKTLSLLVCALLALSFPGYVSGAGNSKKGSQPVAPPEPEAVIEEVNAKQLEKLLADKDYVAVFWYARSCVTCDKVLAELEKIDDDTDSFGVDFVKINDKRLAKQYGIKNFPALTYFREKEPIIYDGDLMDEEGVLDFLTSLEAMDLPDRIEEVNAKILQKIIEDTDFVAVLFCPDHETCPPRVMDKQQCRKCAKALQELENIDDEADQLGIGFVKIHDEALADEYNLGNLPALVYYRHQTPIIYEGELQREEDVLEWLVQNKSTGDEDDVIEDVTSKTLSTLISNIDNLVVLFYDHGNDDSMTVLEELEQIDDDCDKHGIQFVKIDDTKAAADYGIDSIPAIVYFEKEIPNVYDGDLMDEEQILKWLLGQLERDEIEDVTDEMLDTMIKEGRVIAVLFYDNNDKKSQKVLEELENIDDECDALGITFVKIDNPEEAVEYGINKVPKLIYFEKGIPTIYEGNLEDEEKLLKWLTDQTSSDQIEDITDEMLDLIIEKMPHVAVLFYDKDQKKSQKILAELENIDDECDQNDIAFVKIDDDKEAKEWGIDEIPSIVLFERGIPHIYEGDLMKEDELLGWLVHQKRYSEIPEVTDEMKDKLVENTEHLAVIFYDKDDKQDMRILNELENIDDELEKEGIVIVRIDNAAEAKEYGLDHLPALIYFENKIPALYEGDLMNEDEVLEWLLVQKKTATIEEVTDEILVNLINEHEYVVVFFTGPCEPGETCEHTLNALESIDDELDEAGIIFVTTEDTGIAKKYNVKTYPRLVFFRNRDPLHFTGDLDDEDEVLAWITDDETLEIPGKIEEVNVKMLDKILAENDHVVVFFYAEGDKKAQKILNELENIDDECEEKDIDFVKTSDDDIDKEYDLPGLPALAFYRHKFRTIYTGDLMKEEEILEWVIDLHESTADVIESVDRKTLQVLINDVEHLAVFFYDDECESCSDILEELENIDDDTDKHGIQFVKSNDVKLAHEIGIFAFPALVYYETGVPIMYDGNLKNENRVLQWLVNQKSNDDDDSNEKIVKLRYPKESDEDKRERLKRLQNSIRNERLHKKRPDTDDDENGDNEDETGEKGTERADEDEDDGDGKNGDDGDDEDNNNADEEDDEEDDDDEEDDDEDDNNDDENDEENIKKEEDEEEDNDGDEDDGEDDDGEEDDKDEDDAEDNNDDDKDKDYAEDNIDDDEADKEDNNDDNEDDEEDNNKDDDDDEEDNNKDDDDEEEDNNKDDDDDEDDNDEGDNNGDDEDDEENDEDENDKEEDEDDNDNEDNKGQNDEDEDDGDEDDDDDDKTDNEDEYDNGDDKNTDDADATGEDDNENDEEEKDIKSKPKYRHTAKGRTIHRLADLCSGRLIDEIDLGKRNSNKKAFNQDDECFYVGLGHDGHSAKRGNNFVPNDYKPFQCCPTKLEKSTKVPKMTAQRIGHSEGDQGKRPSGGNFQFAGQASSKSATKPAATKKQAKLSKDTDNDDEDDEDKPLVKVSYANKRSGGSNKPQAGKKPVAKSQGNDDQSQEVEKVSKQKSSKKSGKLNVKSGYLSVGVRQQFN; the protein is encoded by the exons ATGACTTTCACCCGCCTCAAGACTCTCTCGCTCCTCGTGTGTGCTCTGCTGGCCCTGAGTTTTCCCGGATATGTGAGTGGCGCAGGCAACAGCAAGAAGGGCTCGCAGCCAGTGGCGCCTCCGGAACCGGAGGCCGTCATCGAGGAGGTCAATGCcaagcagctggagaagctcCTGGCCGACAAGGATTACGTGGCCGTTTTTTGGT ATGCGCGAAGCTGCGTGACCTGTGATAAGGTTTTAGCGGAGCTCGAGAAAATCGACGATGACACCGACTCCTTCGGTGTGGACTTTGTAAAAATCAACGACAAACGACTAGCCAAACAGTATGGCATCAAGAACTTCCCCGCCCTCACCTACTTTAG GGAGAAGGAGCCCATCATATATGATGGCGATCTTATGGACGAGGAAGGAGTGCTCGATTTCCTCACCTCCTTGGAGGCCATGGACTTGCCCGATCGCATCGAGGAGGTCAATGCCAAGATATTGCAGAAGATTATCGAGGACACCGACTTTGTAGCCGTTCTATTCT GTCCAGATCATGAAACATGCCCGCCCAGGGTTATGG ACAAACAGCAATGCCGCAAGTGCGCCAAGGCCTTGCAGGAGCTGGAGAATATTGACGACGAAGCTGACCAGCTGGGCATCGGGTTTGTGAAGATACACGACGAGGCTTTGGCCGACGAATACAATCTAGGCAACCTGCCAGCCTTGGTCTATTACCGCCACCAAACTCCAATCATATACGAAG GTGAACTTCAGCGAGAGGAGGACGTCTTGGAATGGTTGGTGCAAAATAAGTCGACGGGCGATGAAGATGATGTGATTGAAGACGTCACTTCGAAGACTCTGTCTACGCTGATCAGCAATATCGACAACCTGGTCGTGCTATTTT ATGATCATGGAAACGACGATTCGATGACTGTGTTGGAGGAGTTAGAGCAAATCGACGACGACTGCGACAAGCATGGCATTCAGTTTGTAAAAATCGATGATACCAAGGCTGCAGCCGATTACGGAATCGATTCG ATTCCGGCCATTGTTTACTTTGAAAAAGAAATTCCGAATGTGTACGACGGCGATCTCATGGACGAGGAGCAGATTCTGAAATGGTTGCTGGGACAGTTGGAACGGGATGAGATCGAGGACGTCACCGACGAAATGCTCGATACAATGATCAAAGAAGGACGCGTCATTGCCGTGCTGTTCT ACGACAACAACGACAAGAAGTCCCAGAAAGTACTCGAGGAGCTGGAAAACATTGACGACGAGTGCGACGCATTGGGCATTACTTTCGTGAAGATCGACAATCCCGAGGAGGCCGTTGAATATGGCATCAATAAAGTTCCTAAACTGATATACTTTGAAAAAGGCATTCCAACTATTTACGAGGGCAATCTGGAGGACGAGGAGAAGCTTCTAAAATGGCTAACAGACCAAACGAGTTCCGATCAAATCGAGGACATCACCGACGAAATGTTGGATTTAATTATTGAGAAAATGCCCCATGTTGCTGTTCTTTTCT acGACAAAGACCAAAAAAAGTCACAGAAGATCCTCGCAGAACTGGAAAACATCGACGATGAGTGCGATCAGAACGATATCGCCTTTGTCAAGATAGATGATGACAAGGAGGCAAAAGAATGGGGTATCGATGAGATACCATCGATTGTACTCTTTGAACGTGGAATTCCACACATCTACGAGGGTGATCTGATGAAAGAAGACGAACTGCTTGGCTGGTTGGTGCACCAGAAGCGCTATTCCGAAATTCCCGAGGTCACCGATGAGATGAAGGACAAGTTGGTCGAGAACACCGAGCACTTAGCGGTTATATTCT ACGACAAGGACGATAAGCAGGATATGCGCATCCTAAACGAACTGGAGAACATTGATGATGAACTGGAGAAGGAGGGCATTGTCATCGTCCGCATTGATAACGCTGCTGAAGCCAAGGAATACGGTCTCGATCATTTGCCGGCCCTTATCTACTTCGAAAACAAGATCCCGGCTCTTTATGAAGGCGATCTGATGAACGAGGATGAGGTGCTCGAGTGGCTTCTTGTCCAGAAAAAGACAGCTACTATCGAGGAGGTTACCGACGAGATCCTAGTCAATCTGATCAACGAACACGAATATGTCGTCGTCTTCTTCACGGGTCCCTGCGAACCCGGAGAGACCTGTGAGCACACTCTGAACGCCCTGGAAAGCATCGACGATGAATTGGATGAAGCTGGCATCATTTTTGTTACCACTGAGGATACCGGAATAGCTAAGAAATACAATGTCAAGACCTATCCACGCCTGGTTTTCTTTAGAAACCGTGATCCACTCCATTTCACCGGAGATCtagacgacgaggacgaggtgTTGGCCTGGATAACTGACGACGAGACCCTGGAAATTCCCGGAAAAATTGAGGAGGTCAATGTGAAGATGCTGGATAAGATCTTGGCTGAAAACGATCACGTCGTCGTATTCTTCT ACGCTGAGGGCGATAAGAAAGCACAGAAGATCCTCAACGAACTGGAGAACATCGATGACGAATGCGAGGAAAAAGACATTGACTTTGTAAAGACATCCGACGATGATATTGATAAGGAGTACGACCTGCCCGGTCTGCCGGCACTTGCATTTTATAGACATAAGTTTAGAACAATTTACACCG GTGACCTGATGAAGGAAGAGGAAATTCTTGAGTGGGTTATTGATTTGCACGAGTCTACTGCTGATGTCATTGAATCTGTCGATCGTAAAACCTTGCAAGTGCTGATCAACGATGTTGAGCACCTGGCTGTGTTCTTCT ATGACGATGAATGCGAATCGTGTTCTGACATCTTGGAGGAGTTGGAAAACATCGACGATGACACCGACAAGCACGGAATACAATTTGTCAAATCCAATGATGTTAAGCTGGCTCATGAAAttggcatttttgcatttccagCTTTGGTCTACTACGAGACCGGCGTCCCGATTATGTATGATG GTAAtctcaaaaatgaaaatcgtgtGCTGCAGTGGTTAGTCAATCAAAAGA GCAATGATGACGACGACAGTAAtgaaaaaattgtaaaattgcgCTATCCCAAAGAAAGCGATGAGGATAAACGAGAAAGATTAAAGCGTCTGCAGAATTCGATTCGCAATGAAAGATTACATAAGAAAAGACCGGACACTGATGATGACGAAAATGGGGATAACGAAGATGAAACAGGGGAGAAAGGTACTGAAAGGGCTGACGAAGACGAGGATGATGGAGATGGTAAAAATGGGGACGACGGGGATGACgaagataataataatgcgGACGAAGAGGATGACgaagaagatgatgatgacgaagAAGACGATGATGAAGATGACAATAACGACGACGAGAATGACGAAGAGAACATTAAAAAAGAGgaagatgaagaagaagataATGATGGCGACGAGGATGACGGGGAAGATGATGACGGGGAAGAGGACGACAAGGACGAGGATGACGCAGAAGATAATAACGATGACGACAAGGACAAGGATTACGCAGAAGATAATATTGATGATGACGAGGCTGACAAAGAAGATAATAATGATGACAACGAGGATGACGAAGAAGATAATAATaaggacgacgacgatgacgaagAAGATAATAATaaggacgacgacgatgaaGAAGAAGATAATAATaaggacgacgacgatgacgaagATGACAATGACGAAGGGGATAATAATGGAgatgacgaggacgacgaagaGAACGATGAAGATGAGAATGACAAGGAAGAAGATGAGGACGACAATGACAACGAAGATAATAAGGGACAGAatgatgaggacgaggatgacgGGGACGaagacgacgatgacgatgacaaAACAGACAATGAGGACGAGTATGATAACGGGGACGACAAGAATACAGATGACGCGGACGCAACAGGGGAGGACGACAATGAGAACGACGAAGAAGAAAAGGATATTAAGAGCAAACCAAAATATAGGCATACGGCCAAAGGTAGAACGATACACCGCCTTGCTGACCTTTGCTCAGGTCGGCTTATAGATGAAATAG ACTTGGGGAAAaggaattcaaataaaaaagcatTTAACCAAG ATGACGAATGTTTCTATGTTGGATTGGGTCATGACGGCCATTCAGCTAAGCGCGGCAACAATTTCGTGCCCAACGATTATAAACCATTCCAATGCTGTCCAACCAAATTGGAGAAGTCAACGAAAGTTCCTAAAATGACGGCCCAGAGAATCGGGCATAGCGAAGGTGATCAGGGTAAGCGTCCAAGCGGTGGCAACTTCCAGTTCGCCGGCCAGGCGTCCAGCAAATCGGCAACAAAGCCGGCGGCCACCAAGAAGCAGGCCAAGCTCTCCAAGGACACCGATAACgacgatgaggacgacgaggacaaGCCTCTGGTCAAGGTTTCCTATGCCAATAAGCGCTCGGGAGGAAGCAACAAGCCGCAGGCTGGCAAGAAGCCGGTAGCCAAGAGCCAGGGCAACGACGACCAGTCTCAGGAGGTGGAGAAGGTATCCAAGCAGAAGTCGTCAAAGAAGTCCGGCAAGCTGAATGTCAAATCCG GATATCTCTCTGTGGGAGTAAGGCAACAGTTTAACTGA